The proteins below come from a single Chryseobacterium bernardetii genomic window:
- a CDS encoding sugar O-acetyltransferase, producing MTEKEKCKAGLLYDANYDSELIQERIACKDLCLEYNGLKNSDTERRRQLLKRILGSTKENLYIEPSFWCDYGYNIEVGENFYSNHNLVILDCAAVKFGDNVFIGPNCSFYTAGHPLDAKQRNAGLEYAHPITVGDNVWLGGNVVILPGVTIGNNSVIGAGSVVTKNIPENVVAVGNPCKVVKNIEGNE from the coding sequence ATGACAGAAAAAGAAAAATGCAAAGCCGGACTTTTATATGATGCGAATTATGATTCTGAACTGATTCAGGAGCGTATAGCATGTAAAGACCTGTGCTTAGAATATAACGGATTGAAGAATTCTGATACAGAAAGAAGAAGACAATTGCTTAAGAGAATTTTAGGAAGCACAAAAGAAAACCTATATATTGAACCTTCTTTCTGGTGTGACTATGGGTATAATATTGAAGTAGGTGAAAATTTTTATTCCAATCATAATCTTGTGATATTGGACTGTGCTGCAGTAAAATTTGGAGATAATGTCTTTATTGGACCCAACTGCAGCTTTTATACAGCCGGACATCCACTTGATGCAAAACAGAGAAATGCAGGCTTGGAATATGCCCATCCGATTACGGTGGGAGATAATGTATGGCTGGGTGGTAATGTTGTAATTTTACCAGGCGTTACCATTGGTAATAATTCGGTAATAGGAGCAGGGAGTGTGGTTACCAAAAATATTCCGGAGAATGTTGTTGCAGTAGGAAACCCTTGTAAAGTTGTAAAAAATATTGAAGGAAATGAATAA
- a CDS encoding tetratricopeptide repeat protein, translating to MKMPKVNIKNLFAGLILVGSASFVSAQTTQTDSANKTATQAAATQQNPTIEGLKKQIEANPKDTESLAKLATAYQEASDWTNAVETWKKISVLLPDWAPAYYSQAYAYQSAKDDANAKMAYEKYIAAVKPEEVEQNKKNLAYAYFYIAFSEQQTDPNKAKEHIAKSLQYDPNNQDAIKLSKALNS from the coding sequence ATGAAAATGCCGAAAGTTAACATCAAAAACCTATTTGCAGGTTTAATTCTTGTAGGAAGTGCAAGTTTTGTAAGTGCACAAACCACTCAAACGGACAGTGCAAATAAAACTGCCACTCAGGCTGCTGCCACTCAGCAAAACCCTACTATTGAAGGTCTTAAAAAACAAATCGAAGCCAATCCAAAAGATACAGAATCCTTAGCTAAATTGGCTACCGCTTATCAGGAAGCATCAGACTGGACAAATGCGGTTGAAACCTGGAAAAAAATATCCGTTTTGCTACCGGATTGGGCTCCGGCTTACTACAGCCAGGCTTACGCTTATCAGTCAGCTAAAGATGATGCCAATGCAAAGATGGCTTACGAAAAGTATATTGCTGCTGTAAAGCCTGAGGAAGTAGAACAGAATAAGAAGAATCTGGCATATGCTTACTTCTATATAGCCTTCTCAGAACAGCAAACTGATCCGAATAAAGCAAAAGAACATATTGCAAAATCACTGCAGTACGACCCTAACAATCAGGATGCTATAAAACTGAGCAAAGCTTTAAATTCATAA
- the dacB gene encoding D-alanyl-D-alanine carboxypeptidase/D-alanyl-D-alanine endopeptidase has translation MKKTLAVLILSVQIVSAQNMAQKLDKATKDLMDSSGAVASSLSFYVSDENGNFIYEYQGSKGLSTASTQKIFTAGAALETLGKNYTYTTTSSYSGSISGGNLNGNLFISSNGDPTLGSWRYETYKPESFKKKLIEAIKNSGITKISGDLVIDDSYFDHQTIPGGWPWDDLGNYYGAGVWGINWRENQFDININGTDFKSFSYPLENVKWLNDLKTGGSSDQSLIFTAPHSNVALINGMLPGGKTVTVSGSTPNPPLQLAAEVKQWLKESGIELSGKAVTNSQLELDGKQVLEAPKNNIILTYQSPTLDKIVYWFLRKSVNLYGETLMKTLGKEKKGNSSFKSGVAYLREFWKSKGINPNMINFADGSGLSPQNYVAAKAEVQALLYAKKQSWFESYYDGFPVQDNGMKMKSGTMRDTKSFAGYHTSKDGKKYVFSIIINNYQGSGSAELQKILTVLK, from the coding sequence ATGAAAAAAACACTTGCAGTTCTCATACTTTCTGTACAGATAGTTTCAGCCCAGAATATGGCTCAGAAATTAGATAAGGCCACCAAAGATCTTATGGATTCCTCAGGCGCGGTTGCTTCCAGTTTATCATTTTATGTATCAGATGAAAATGGTAATTTTATATATGAATATCAGGGAAGTAAAGGGCTTTCTACAGCTTCTACCCAAAAAATATTTACAGCAGGTGCAGCTTTAGAAACATTAGGGAAAAATTATACCTATACCACTACATCAAGCTATTCCGGAAGCATATCCGGAGGAAATCTGAACGGGAATCTCTTCATCAGCTCCAATGGCGATCCTACTCTGGGAAGCTGGAGGTATGAAACCTATAAACCCGAGAGTTTTAAAAAGAAACTGATAGAGGCTATTAAGAATTCCGGAATTACAAAGATTTCCGGTGATCTGGTGATTGATGATTCTTATTTTGACCATCAGACCATTCCGGGCGGATGGCCGTGGGATGATCTGGGAAATTATTACGGAGCAGGAGTCTGGGGAATCAACTGGAGAGAAAACCAGTTTGATATTAATATCAATGGAACAGATTTTAAAAGCTTTTCCTATCCGCTGGAAAATGTAAAATGGCTGAATGATCTGAAAACGGGAGGCAGTTCCGATCAAAGTCTGATCTTTACAGCACCACATTCTAATGTTGCATTAATTAATGGAATGCTTCCCGGAGGAAAAACAGTAACGGTTTCAGGTTCCACACCCAATCCACCTTTACAGCTGGCAGCAGAAGTAAAGCAATGGCTAAAAGAGTCCGGTATTGAGCTTTCCGGGAAAGCGGTTACCAATTCACAACTTGAATTAGATGGGAAACAGGTTTTGGAAGCCCCTAAAAATAATATTATTCTTACCTATCAATCTCCAACACTGGATAAAATAGTTTATTGGTTTTTGAGGAAAAGTGTTAATCTTTATGGTGAAACTCTTATGAAGACTTTAGGAAAAGAGAAAAAAGGAAACTCTAGTTTCAAAAGTGGAGTAGCATATTTAAGGGAATTCTGGAAATCAAAAGGAATTAACCCTAACATGATCAATTTTGCGGATGGAAGTGGTCTTTCACCACAGAATTATGTTGCAGCAAAAGCGGAAGTACAGGCACTTTTATATGCTAAAAAACAATCCTGGTTTGAATCTTATTATGATGGCTTCCCAGTTCAGGACAATGGAATGAAAATGAAAAGCGGAACAATGAGGGATACCAAATCTTTTGCTGGCTATCATACTTCAAAGGATGGGAAAAAGTATGTGTTTTCAATTATTATCAATAATTACCAGGGGAGCGGAAGTGCAGAACTGCAGAAAATTCTTACTGTTTTAAAATAA
- a CDS encoding GNAT family N-acetyltransferase: MNYTIKKASLEDLNETAELFNLYRIFYRQESDVEKGKAFLKERFLNSESDIFLAWADGKAVGFVQLYKLFHYTKLQKQWLLSDLFVHSDYRGKGLSVALIDRSKQWCEETGACGLMLETEKTNEIGNTLYPRCGFEYDGLHNYYHWWK; this comes from the coding sequence ATGAATTACACAATTAAAAAAGCGAGTCTTGAAGATCTTAATGAAACGGCAGAATTATTTAATCTTTACCGGATTTTTTATAGACAGGAATCTGATGTAGAAAAAGGAAAAGCATTTCTTAAAGAAAGATTCCTGAATAGCGAATCTGATATTTTCCTTGCCTGGGCAGATGGTAAAGCTGTAGGGTTTGTACAGCTTTATAAATTATTCCATTATACCAAATTACAAAAACAATGGCTGCTGAGCGATCTGTTTGTACACTCTGATTACAGAGGGAAGGGACTTTCTGTAGCATTAATTGACCGCAGTAAACAATGGTGTGAAGAAACAGGGGCTTGCGGATTAATGCTTGAGACTGAGAAAACAAATGAAATTGGAAATACATTATATCCCCGTTGTGGATTTGAATATGACGGCCTGCACAATTACTACCATTGGTGGAAATAG
- the fsa gene encoding fructose-6-phosphate aldolase has translation MKFFIDTANLEQIKEAKDLGILDGVTTNPSLMAKEGIQGAEAIKNHYKTICELVDGDISAEVLSTTYEEMIKEGDELAAIHPNIVVKIPMIKDGIKALKYFSDKGIKTNCTLIFSPGQALLAAKAGATYVSPFLGRLDDISTDGLNLIQEIRLIFDNYMFETEILAASIRHSMHIIDCAKIGADVITSPLPPILSLLKHPLTDSGLAQFIADSQKLS, from the coding sequence ATGAAATTTTTTATTGACACAGCTAATTTAGAGCAAATCAAGGAAGCTAAAGATCTTGGAATTTTAGATGGTGTAACTACCAACCCTTCATTAATGGCCAAAGAAGGTATTCAGGGAGCTGAAGCAATCAAAAACCATTATAAAACGATCTGCGAACTTGTAGACGGAGATATTTCTGCTGAAGTACTTTCTACAACGTATGAAGAAATGATTAAAGAAGGAGATGAATTGGCTGCAATCCACCCTAATATCGTTGTTAAAATTCCAATGATTAAGGATGGTATCAAAGCATTAAAATATTTTTCTGATAAGGGAATCAAAACTAACTGTACATTGATCTTCTCTCCGGGGCAGGCTCTTTTGGCAGCTAAAGCAGGAGCTACTTATGTTTCTCCGTTCCTTGGAAGATTAGATGATATTTCTACTGACGGATTAAACCTGATTCAGGAAATCAGATTAATTTTCGATAACTATATGTTTGAAACTGAAATTTTAGCAGCTTCTATCCGTCATTCAATGCACATTATTGACTGTGCTAAAATTGGAGCTGATGTAATTACCTCTCCACTGCCTCCAATCTTGAGCTTATTAAAGCACCCATTAACAGACAGCGGATTGGCTCAGTTTATTGCTGATTCTCAGAAACTATCTTAA
- a CDS encoding DUF2511 domain-containing protein: MKTFCYFLIFLLTVSCSKSASSDTLKFTKDEYSGKWPFSVNEIEVYCSGYKEIYCRASNGKTYALNGSAKGISRNDPSISKVEEIWLDDPDFAGLKISYGDFIKEGLKICENK; encoded by the coding sequence ATGAAAACATTCTGCTATTTTCTCATCTTCTTATTGACCGTTTCCTGTTCTAAATCTGCATCTTCTGATACTTTGAAGTTTACAAAAGATGAATATTCCGGAAAATGGCCATTCTCTGTAAACGAAATTGAAGTTTACTGTTCAGGTTATAAAGAAATTTACTGCAGGGCAAGCAATGGTAAAACCTATGCACTTAATGGCTCTGCAAAAGGAATTTCCCGTAATGATCCTTCTATAAGCAAGGTTGAGGAAATATGGCTGGATGATCCTGACTTTGCTGGATTAAAAATTTCATATGGAGATTTTATTAAAGAAGGTTTAAAGATCTGTGAGAATAAATAA
- a CDS encoding YdeI/OmpD-associated family protein → MKNTTFTATLEIIGINPFVFIPEEVLEKIFETSGRNKSPIPVKGTINGKEFQQNLMKYLGEWRLYVNLIMLKNSPKRIGEIIEVVLEYDNSDRSIAIHPRLEKAIKDSPLAASNFEKLIPSRRHELIRYINNLKTEAGIQRNIEKIIRHLHGETDFFGKMIE, encoded by the coding sequence ATGAAAAATACCACTTTTACAGCTACTCTTGAAATTATCGGAATCAATCCTTTTGTTTTTATCCCGGAAGAAGTTCTGGAGAAAATTTTTGAAACCTCAGGAAGAAATAAAAGTCCAATTCCGGTAAAAGGAACTATCAACGGAAAGGAATTTCAGCAGAACCTGATGAAATATCTTGGCGAGTGGAGGCTGTATGTCAATCTTATAATGTTGAAAAATTCACCCAAAAGAATTGGCGAAATCATTGAAGTGGTGCTGGAATATGATAATTCAGACAGAAGTATTGCGATTCATCCTCGGTTGGAAAAGGCTATAAAAGACAGTCCTTTGGCAGCAAGCAATTTTGAAAAACTGATTCCTTCAAGACGTCATGAGCTAATCCGCTATATCAATAATCTGAAAACGGAAGCCGGTATTCAGCGTAATATTGAGAAAATTATCAGGCATCTGCATGGTGAAACAGACTTCTTTGGGAAGATGATAGAATAA
- a CDS encoding M56 family metallopeptidase, whose protein sequence is METILLYFGKVILCSGVMFLYYQLSLKDKTFHHYNRFYLLLAIVISLLLPLIKVDDFTIEVNSDVYLLLDKIQNFNTQKNVNNGNLYFNIIFSALGLVSFYFLGKLIYGIFKIQQFKEQFQKESFDGINFYSTDLAEAPFSYFKNLFWKNTITLDSAVGKQILKHEMVHIEQKHSFDKILIEVVTAVFWFNPFFHIIKKEISLIHEYLADKKAVKNSDTKAFAQMLLASHFSGTQLPAASPFLSSNLKKRLKMLQKPKTKFGYAHRILALPVLFTVAFAYLVNAKNREIEETNLSIKKAVSEIKKDTVKEKSEKKESTRLPDPEDSNKQLAELQKKMDEKQKELNKLDPDSKAFEKKMEEIDDLVSAMTDITDESSKEVEEYFNSPEWKKQMADLENMDPLDKKELRKIEREAAKAAKEAKKVGKKAAKINIEAAEIGRKAAEKARIEVEKSKIDVEAARKVAEQAKVIAEQARQEAETAMRNISFTTINSSPKVMVMQADFIKKDGNGDITMNGVKKYNMKGWDNLKYFIDGAEVSKEQAHALKPENIASINIIKENAVRGTQNEIRIQTKK, encoded by the coding sequence ATGGAGACGATACTTCTATACTTTGGAAAAGTAATTTTATGTTCCGGTGTAATGTTTCTGTACTATCAGTTGTCTTTAAAAGACAAGACATTCCATCATTATAACAGATTTTATCTTCTGTTGGCAATTGTAATATCACTTTTACTGCCGCTTATTAAAGTGGATGATTTTACAATAGAAGTGAATAGTGATGTGTATTTGCTGCTTGATAAGATTCAGAATTTTAACACACAAAAAAACGTAAACAATGGTAACCTTTATTTTAACATTATTTTTTCAGCTCTGGGATTGGTTTCTTTCTACTTTTTAGGGAAGCTTATATACGGGATCTTCAAGATCCAGCAGTTTAAAGAACAGTTTCAGAAAGAAAGTTTTGACGGAATCAATTTTTACAGTACAGACTTAGCTGAAGCTCCGTTTTCATATTTTAAGAACCTTTTCTGGAAGAATACCATTACCCTGGATTCTGCCGTTGGAAAACAGATTTTAAAACATGAGATGGTACATATTGAACAGAAACATTCATTTGATAAGATTCTTATTGAAGTGGTGACGGCTGTTTTCTGGTTCAACCCGTTCTTTCATATCATTAAAAAAGAAATTAGTTTAATTCATGAATATCTGGCTGATAAAAAAGCCGTAAAGAATTCGGACACCAAAGCATTTGCGCAGATGCTTTTAGCAAGCCACTTTTCCGGAACCCAGTTGCCTGCAGCCAGTCCGTTTCTAAGTTCAAACCTTAAAAAAAGACTTAAAATGTTACAAAAACCAAAAACCAAATTCGGGTATGCGCATAGAATTCTTGCGTTGCCGGTTTTATTCACCGTAGCTTTTGCTTATCTGGTAAATGCTAAGAACAGAGAAATTGAAGAAACTAACCTTTCTATTAAAAAAGCAGTTTCTGAAATTAAAAAAGATACTGTAAAGGAAAAATCAGAAAAAAAGGAAAGTACCAGACTTCCTGATCCCGAAGATTCCAACAAGCAATTGGCTGAGCTTCAGAAAAAGATGGATGAAAAACAGAAAGAACTAAATAAACTGGATCCAGACAGTAAAGCTTTTGAAAAGAAAATGGAGGAAATTGATGATTTGGTTTCGGCCATGACGGATATTACGGATGAATCCAGTAAAGAGGTAGAAGAATATTTTAATTCTCCTGAATGGAAAAAGCAAATGGCGGATCTTGAAAATATGGATCCTCTTGATAAAAAAGAACTCCGAAAGATTGAAAGAGAGGCTGCCAAAGCCGCTAAAGAAGCCAAAAAAGTAGGAAAGAAAGCTGCAAAAATAAACATAGAAGCAGCGGAAATAGGAAGAAAAGCTGCCGAAAAGGCAAGAATAGAAGTTGAAAAATCTAAAATTGATGTAGAAGCGGCAAGAAAAGTAGCTGAACAGGCAAAAGTAATTGCTGAACAGGCCAGACAGGAAGCAGAAACGGCAATGAGGAATATAAGCTTCACAACAATAAATAGTTCTCCTAAAGTAATGGTTATGCAGGCAGATTTCATTAAAAAAGATGGAAATGGAGACATTACCATGAATGGAGTGAAAAAGTATAATATGAAAGGCTGGGATAATTTAAAATACTTCATTGATGGAGCTGAAGTTTCCAAAGAACAGGCCCATGCATTAAAGCCTGAAAATATTGCAAGCATCAATATTATTAAAGAAAACGCAGTGCGGGGAACGCAGAATGAAATAAGAATTCAGACTAAGAAATAA
- a CDS encoding GLPGLI family protein translates to MKNKVLFFIFLGMFAHAQVNRFFYEYKFIPDSNNKEEVKKEMMLLDIDKNGSSYYSHDKFVADSTARANIEKQLKSGGGSISMNRTEKPGMVSYKVTKQYLDFKTYLFRSISMDKYKIKEDKKLEWKILPDQQKIGEYKVQKATTSFGGRDWTAWFTTDIPIQDGPYVFYGLPGLIVKIEDATGSHSMLLVGNKSVKTLGKEEELQLPGNVKILGLDGKDIEVTKDQFKKAWKAYVNDPTKNVRELMMRNGGESGGKVAFKVKTADGKEFSDPNQVLKEMEKRTKDMLQKDNNPIEPDLVN, encoded by the coding sequence ATGAAAAACAAAGTTCTATTTTTTATCTTCCTGGGAATGTTTGCACATGCACAGGTAAACAGGTTTTTCTATGAATATAAGTTTATTCCCGATTCTAATAATAAAGAAGAGGTGAAGAAGGAAATGATGTTGCTTGATATTGATAAAAACGGATCCAGCTATTACAGCCATGATAAATTTGTAGCGGATTCCACTGCACGGGCCAATATTGAGAAGCAGCTGAAATCAGGAGGTGGGAGCATCAGTATGAACAGAACAGAAAAACCGGGAATGGTTTCCTATAAAGTTACCAAGCAGTACCTTGATTTTAAGACCTATCTTTTCAGAAGTATTTCTATGGATAAATACAAAATTAAGGAAGATAAAAAACTGGAATGGAAAATTTTACCTGATCAACAAAAAATAGGCGAATACAAGGTTCAGAAAGCAACTACAAGTTTTGGTGGAAGAGACTGGACGGCATGGTTTACAACGGATATTCCTATTCAGGACGGCCCTTATGTATTTTATGGACTTCCTGGGCTTATTGTAAAAATTGAAGATGCCACAGGATCCCACAGTATGCTGCTGGTAGGTAATAAAAGTGTAAAGACACTAGGGAAGGAAGAAGAACTGCAGCTTCCTGGGAACGTAAAAATACTGGGACTGGATGGGAAAGATATTGAAGTAACCAAAGACCAGTTTAAGAAAGCATGGAAGGCCTATGTAAATGATCCTACCAAAAATGTGAGAGAACTGATGATGAGAAATGGCGGTGAATCTGGTGGAAAAGTAGCTTTTAAAGTGAAAACGGCAGACGGCAAAGAATTTTCAGACCCTAATCAGGTGCTCAAGGAAATGGAAAAGCGAACAAAAGACATGCTTCAGAAAGACAACAATCCGATAGAACCTGATCTGGTGAACTAA
- the pepE gene encoding dipeptidase PepE: protein MNIILASTSTLFGGEYLEYLREELIQLYKGIDEIVFVPFARPGGISHDDYTAKARAFFQTINIKVKGLHEFNDKIEALNQAKGFFTGGGNTFLLVKTLHEEGLMSVLKENVTGGKPYLGCSAGSNIGGQNMKTTNDMPIVYPPSFDCMGLVPFNLNPHYLDPNPDLKHNGETRETRIMEFLTQNDLKVVGLREGNWIRRINDTITVEGSELTRIFEKGKEPYEIEAGSSL, encoded by the coding sequence ATGAATATTATATTAGCTTCTACTTCTACACTTTTTGGTGGAGAATATCTGGAATATTTAAGAGAAGAATTAATTCAGTTATATAAAGGAATTGATGAGATTGTTTTTGTTCCTTTTGCAAGGCCCGGCGGTATTTCCCATGATGATTATACAGCAAAGGCCCGCGCATTTTTTCAAACCATCAACATAAAAGTAAAAGGACTTCATGAGTTTAACGATAAAATTGAAGCTTTAAACCAGGCAAAAGGTTTCTTCACAGGAGGTGGAAACACATTTTTATTGGTGAAAACGTTACATGAAGAAGGACTGATGTCTGTTTTAAAAGAAAATGTAACCGGCGGAAAACCATATCTTGGGTGCAGCGCAGGAAGTAATATCGGTGGACAGAATATGAAAACAACGAACGATATGCCGATCGTTTACCCGCCAAGTTTTGACTGTATGGGATTGGTTCCGTTCAACCTCAACCCACACTATCTTGACCCGAATCCGGATTTAAAGCATAACGGAGAAACAAGGGAAACCCGCATCATGGAATTCCTTACCCAAAATGATCTTAAAGTAGTTGGCCTTAGAGAAGGAAACTGGATCAGAAGAATCAATGATACCATTACGGTGGAAGGAAGCGAACTGACCAGGATTTTTGAAAAAGGAAAAGAGCCTTACGAAATAGAAGCAGGAAGCTCATTATAA
- a CDS encoding BlaI/MecI/CopY family transcriptional regulator → MKNQTLTKAEEQVMQYVWKLEKGFLKDILELFPEPKPHTNTVSTILKVLKDKEFVDYNVHGRQHEYFPLVTKEQYSGKTMKSLVKNYFKGSYKSAVSFLVEKNEMTVEDLEMLLNELKNKD, encoded by the coding sequence ATGAAAAACCAGACTTTAACAAAGGCAGAAGAACAGGTAATGCAGTATGTATGGAAACTGGAAAAAGGATTTCTTAAAGATATTCTAGAGCTCTTTCCAGAACCAAAGCCGCATACCAATACCGTTTCCACTATTTTAAAAGTATTAAAGGATAAGGAATTCGTAGATTATAATGTACACGGAAGACAGCATGAGTATTTTCCGCTGGTTACCAAAGAGCAGTACTCTGGAAAGACCATGAAGAGCCTTGTGAAAAACTATTTTAAAGGATCTTATAAAAGTGCCGTTTCATTTCTGGTAGAAAAGAATGAAATGACAGTAGAAGACCTTGAAATGCTTTTAAATGAACTTAAAAACAAAGACTAA